From one Leishmania major strain Friedlin complete genome, chromosome 33 genomic stretch:
- a CDS encoding putative copper-transporting ATPase-like protein: MGATTAQVAGERQATRRVTLNVFGTTCRGCAQHVQENLMTLEGVHSVSVDLDAQLAEVDVDATDAATEFRIEKKMVSMGYTVQPAVLPSCGAPGREERELSPAPPPLRPSAASLSHLSSFASVSTCCTSQLQRSSETSKSTETSSLREGGGFLPFSRRFRRVPCGCGGRGCLCAYAPEPVMVTEETRLLPEDDSEECLSERAEVPSSVDITVATVQACASPRRRAPVGVRATSTTATAAAAAATTNLLIEGMSCTSCAARIEAKLKQLKGVLGASVNFSAMSGQVLHNPALAPLPKVVSCVADMSYIVTAQDTTAPLGTADGEQPQEGECKCPTNLQAVPVHVGSVMSGYEHRLVVLGMSCASCAARIEHRLRQMPTVLNCTVSFVTGTAVITTCTPSGFTDACRMVRSMGYTVTETALMQPDSSISRTREALERAREIAEHERNLIGSALLSVPLAVVMVLTVFMDIMARPLLARMIDGMQFCAVTPIVFHFGRGFFLSAWRSWQHGAYTMDTLVAIGTGCTYAYSTVVYLLTLFVYPHARMMTYFDTAGMLTTFMLLGRFLEARAKRSASRAVIELMSLMPTTAVCVQPDGSEVRVSASQLQKGALVRVLAGDRVPVDGTIVEGSSELDEQMVTGESLSKQKKPGEEVVGGTLNITASLLIRADKVGEETMIAQVLRIVQEAQNTKPSIQRAADRIAMSFVPFVLVFSLLTLSLWLMLGVTDAYPVSWRGAETSWQAFAFNFFISTVVAACPCALGLATPTAIMVGTGVGAKNGVLVKSGTTLEEVRRVNCVVLDKTGTITNGRLEVIRTHMIMTGLASPPTTTAQPHGSSDAALVRCLVGLVEAQSNHPIAKAVSAKLLAENDRGTDEVQRRARYGVSSVVTHGGKGVEASVAVTPASGGKDEVSSEPPPPRAHHVLVGNVALLREHGVSLTPEVAHLVEEENGHGLTTVVAAVDGAACLVVSLADSPKREAHGVIRYLHKAGIRVLMVTGDNAGVAGRIAAEVGIHSKDVYAEALPIAKAGIVKGLQEQGLRVMFVGDGINDSPALAQANVGVALGAGTEVAIEAADAVLVRDSLVDLLNLQSLSKVTVQRIYGNFIWAFGYNLLMLPAASGLLYPFFHIRLPPVVAGAAMMLSSLSVLTSSLTIRCLRAHCERDFYFM, encoded by the coding sequence ATGGGCGCGACGACTGCTCAAGTGGCTGGCGAACGGCAAGCAACGCGCCGCGTCACGCTGAACGTCTTTGGGACGACGTGCAGGGGATGCGCTCAACACGTGCAGGAGAATTTGATGACACTGGAGGGAGTGCACTCCGTCTCCGTGGACCTCGACGCTCAGCTTGCCGAGGTGGATGTGGACGCAACCGATGCCGCTACTGAGTTTCGAATCGAGAAGAAGATGGTTTCGATGGGCTACACAGTACAGCCCGCGGTATTGCCATCGTGCGGGGCGCCGGGgcgagaagagagagagctctcaccagcgccgcccccttTGCGTCCCAGTGCGGCGAGTCTctcccacctctcctccttcgcctccgtgtCGACGTGCTGTACGtcacagctgcagcggtcCAGCGAGACGTCCAAGTCGACGGAAACGAGCTCGCTgcgagagggcggcggcttctTACCTTTCTctcgccgcttccgccggGTGccgtgcggctgcggtggacGCGGGTGCCTGTGCGCCTACGCGCCTGAGCCGGTGATGGTGACGGAGGAGACGCGTCTGCTTCCTGAAGATGACTCGGAGGAATGCCTGTCGGAGAGGGCCGAGGTGCCATCGTCGGTGGACATTACCGTGGCGACCGTCCAGGCGTGCGCCTCACCGAGGCGCCGTGCCCCGGTGGGTGTCCGCGCCACGTCGACGACGGctacagcggcagcggcggcagccacaaCAAACCTCCTGATCGAGGGCATGTCGTGCACCTCTTGTGCGGCGCGCATCGAGGCAAAGCTCAAGCAGCTCAAGGGCGTGCTCGGCGCGTCTGTAAACTTCTCAGCCATGAGTGGGCAGGTACTGCACAACCCGGCTCTTGCACCACTGCCGAAGGTTGTGAGCTGCGTGGCCGACATGAGCTACATCGTGACGGCGCAGGACACAACCGCCCCACTCGgcaccgccgacggcgagcaACCACAAGAGGGCGAGTGCAAGTGCCCCACCAACCTGCAAGCCGTCCCGGTGCACGTAGGGAGCGTCATGTCGGGCTATGAGCATCGCCTGGTTGTTCTAGGTATGTCATGTGCCTCCTGCGCAGCCCGCATCGAGCACCGGTTGCGGCAGATGCCCACTGTCCTGAACTGCACCGTCTCCTTCGTTACTGGCACCGCCGTCATCACCACCTGCACCCCAAGCGGCTTCACGGACGCGTGCAGGATGGTGCGCTCGATGGGGTATACAGTGACAGAGacggcgctgatgcagcCCGACTCCTCCATCAGCCGCACTCGTGAGGCActcgagcgcgcgcgcgaaaTTGCGGAGCATGAGCGCAACCTGATCGGCAGTGCACTGTTGAGTGTGCCACtcgcggtggtgatggtcTTGACGGTGTTCATGGACATCATGGCGCGGCCGCTGTTGGCGCGCATGATCGACGGGATGCAGTTTTGCGCTGTCACCCCGATCGTCTTCCACTTTGGTCGCGGCTTCTTCCTcagcgcgtggcgcagctggcagCACGGCGCCTACACGATGGACACGCTCGTTGCCATTGGCACCGGCTGCACATACGCCTACTCCACCGTTGTCTACCTGCTCACGCTGTTTGTGTACCCGCATGCGCGTATGATGACGTACTTTGACACGGCAGGAATGCTGACAACCTTCATGCTACTTGGCCGCTTCCTCGAGGCGCGGGCAAAACGCAGCGCAAGTAGGGCAGTCATTGAGCTGATGAGTCTGATGCCGACAAcggccgtgtgtgtgcagccgGACGGGAGTGAGGTGCGAGTGAGcgcgtcgcagctgcagaagggcgcccttgtgcgtgtgctggccgGCGATCGTGTCCCTGTCGACGGCACTATTGTCGAAGGCAGCTCCGAGTTGGACGAGCAGATGGTAACAGGCGAGTCGCTCTCGAAGCAGAAGAAGCCAGGTGAAGAGGTGGTTGGCGGCACCCTTAACATCACCGCATCGCTGCTTATCCGCGCGGACAAGGTTGGGGAAGAGACGATGAtcgcgcaggtgctgcgtATTGTGCAGGAGGCTCAAAACACAAAGCCGTCTATCCAGCGCGCTGCCGATCGAATTGCCATGTCGTTTGTGCCCTTCGTCCTTGTTTTCTCCCTACTGACGCTCAGCTTATGGCTGATGCTCGGTGTGACGGACGCGTACCCGGTGTCGTGGCGCGGGGCTGAGACAAGCTGGCAGGCGTTCGCCTTCAACTTCTTCATTTCAACCGTTGTCGCCGCCTGTCCGTGCGCGCTGGGGCTGGCCACTCCGACAGCGATCATGGTGGGCACCGGCGTGGGGGCAAAAAACGGAGTGCTGGTGAAGAGCGGCacgacgctggaggaggtgcgacGCGTGAACTGCGTTGTGCTCGACAAGACAGGCACCATCACCAACGGTCGGCTGGAGGTGATTCGGACGCACATGATAATGACGGGCTTGGCGTCGCCCCCAACGACGACCGCCCAGCCTCATGGCAGCTCGGATGCCGCCTTGGTCCGTTGCCTTGTCGGGCTTGTGGAGGCGCAGTCGAACCACCCTATCGCGAAGGCAGTCAGCGCCAAGCTACTGGCGGAGAATGACAGGGGCACggacgaggtgcagcgccgcgcacgctATGGGGTGTCATCCGTGGTGACGCATGGCGGCAAGGGCGTGGAGGCCTCGGTGGCTGTGACCCCAGCAAGCGGCGGCAAGGACGAGGTCTCTTCCgaaccgccaccgccgcgagcGCATCACGTCCTCGTCGGGAATGTGGCGCTTCTGCGCGAGCACGGCGTTTCGTTAACCCCTGAGGTGGCTCACctcgtcgaggaggagaacggGCACGGTCTGACAACTGTTGTGGCTGCGGTTGATGGCGCAGCGTGCCTTGTCGTCAGCCTTGCCGACAGTCCGAAGCGTGAGGCGCACGGTGTCATCCGGTATCTGCACAAGGCTGGGATTCGCGTGCTGATGGTCACGGGCGACAACGCCGGCGTGGCGGGCCGGATCGCGGCCGAGGTTGGAATCCACTCGAAAGATGTGTACGCCGAGGCGCTTCCCATCGCCAAGGCGGGGATTGTGAAGGGTCTGCAGGAGCAGGGGTTGCGGGTGATGTTCGTTGGCGATGGCATCAACGACAGCCCCGCCCTGGCGCAGGCCAACGTCGGAGTCGCCCTCGGCGCTGGTACCGAGGTGGCGATTGAGGCGGCCGACGCGGTACTCGTGCGCGATAGCCTTGTGGACTTGCTGAACTTGCAATCTCTCTCCAAGGTCACTGTGCAGCGCATCTACGGCAACTTCATCTGGGCCTTTGGGTACAATCTGCTGATGCTCCCCGCTGCCAGCGGGCTGCTGTACCCTTTCTTTCACATTCGTCTTCCTCCCGTCGTGGCGGGCGCGGCGATGATGCTGTCCAGCCTCAGCGTTCTGACATCGAGCCTGACCATCCGCTGCCTCCGCGCACATTGCGAACGCGATTTCTATTTCATGTGA
- a CDS encoding putative glycerolphosphate mutase has translation MWWTAARRRLYYPNQIFLSKDNRRINNSWLPRRLLLVRHGESEANVNREVYSNTPDWKIPLTALGREQAYDCGKRLRNIIQGEKLYIYYSPYARTRQTVSEIRRSFDESQIQGEREDERLREQEMGNYQPLQDMDATWAARNAFGRLYYRFPFGESGADVGDRVSGFFDSLLRESIGLTVPNMNECVVQGAREGLGALDLGPWSTGVDNVPGSSCACSVSTSQGGPVASSTGSESAPPSWTPSFHQATTSSAGLRRTIRRTSPHRPLPLSDFGEAETRGVPPLNDHCASAGEEQNVLIIAHGLLIRLFIGRWFRVPMEVFETMCNPPNCAIIVLERDDRLGRLVMTDMSKSLFGSDPLLQMMRFDGREDTHWYREKFLGIVDPTKAAEEAVVEDDDENHYSMSNAHNSGVGAPAPPPRQRKPSTSTATRASPSTSASASGTSASSAESADVSASTAEHAALAARDRATQPKCPPPCMDCTPNRDYMTFSRRR, from the coding sequence ATGTGGTggacagcagcgcgcaggcgcctcTATTACCCGAACCAAATCTTCCTCAGCAAAGACAACCGCCGCATTAACAATTcgtggctgccgcggcggctcctcctcgtgcgccACGGCGAATCGGAGGCGAATGTCAACCGGGAGGTGTACAGCAACACGCCAGACTGGAAGATcccgctgacggcgctcGGCCGGGAGCAGGCGTACGACTGCGGCAAGCGACTCCGAAACATCATCCAGGGGGAGAAGCTGTACATCTACTACTCTCCGTACGCTCGCACTAGGCAAACCGTGAGCGAGATCCGCCGAAGCTTCGACGAGTCGCAGATCCAGGGCGAACGCGAGGatgagcggctgcgcgagcaaGAGATGGGCAACTACCAGCCCTTGCAGGATATGGATGCGACATGGGCTGCACGCAACGCCTTTGGGCGATTGTACTATCGTTTTCCGTTTGGGGAGAGCGGTGCTGATGTCGGTGATCGCGTCTCTGGCTTCTTCGACTCCCTCCTGCGCGAGAGCATCGGCTTGACGGTGCCGAACATGAACGAATGCGTCGTGCAAGGCGCACGAGAGGGGCTTGGCGCCCTAGACCTCGGCCCGTGGAGTACTGGCGTCGATAACGTCCCAGGCAGCTCTTGCGCTTGCTCCGTGTCGACGTCACAGGGAGGCCCTGTGGCATCGTCGACGGGGAGCGagtctgcgccgccgtcatggACGCCGTCGTTCCACCAGGCCACGACGTCTTCCGCCGGTCTGCGGAGGACGATCCGGCGTACATCTCCGCACCGCCCTCTGCCCTTATCGGATTTTGGTGAGGCCGAAACCCGCGGCGTCCCACCGCTGAACGACCAttgcgccagcgccggcgaagAGCAGAATGTTCTGATCATCGCTCACGGGCTTCTCATCCGTCTTTTCATTGGTCGCTGGTTCCGCGTACCGATGGAGGTTTTCGAGACGATGTGCAACCCGCCCAACTGCGCCATCATTGTGCTGGAGCGCGACGACCGActcggccgcctcgtcaTGACAGACATGAGCAAGAGTCTGTTTGGTAGTGACCCATTGCTGCAGATGATGCGCTTCGACGGCCGCGAGGACACTCACTGGTACCGTGAAAAGTTCCTCGGCATTGTGGACCCCACAAaggccgcggaggaggcggtggtcgAGGACGATGACGAGAACCATTACTCCATGTCAAACGCGCacaacagcggcgtcggtgccccggccccaccaccacgacaacgCAAGCCCTCCACGTCGACGGCAACACGGGCTTCTCCATCGACAAGCGCATCTGCATCAGGTACTAGTGCTAGCAGCGCCGAGAGCGCAGACGTTTCAGCCTCTACAGCAGAACACGCCGCGCTAGCTGCTCGAGATCGCGCTACCCAGCCCAAGTGTCCACCTCCTTGCATGGACTGCACACCAAATCGAGACTACATGACGTTCTCGAGACGCCGATGA
- the iPGAM gene encoding putative phosphoglycerate mutase: MSISIRSTAQRQLARRQPPTTSSSSVSLPRAAFAPASRSASAVEATSESASSSQVPEQQEATPTRILDNARSSSCAAAPPPFSASSDQRSDQINKCIHDTSTLTSKPPPSASSASSRGAAAPSLPPSAPSSTTGAPRSGHDAEPEGLHDAASSTAAPSGAGSSAVANSQRTAASHSLLYSVSRFTEPVKRIILIRNGRSEANEDVRAYVQTPDWRIPLVEEGKREAIAAGRALSELIGDGPVYFYYSPYIRSRQSLRYVLQGFDEARLSGLSHSREWWEDEETAAVASAAAAAESSTLKCATASADEAGSPPLLAPAPSAISTNATSSDAQCCFHRDPSLVLNRGTSNNIIGVREDVRLRDGDIGRYTSADELMHHLVERERYGRFFYRFPFGESGADVCDRVTSFLDAFQRERVEFPMDTSVVIITHGLTMRMLIKRWFYLTVETFHKMKSPPPGSLCTLTRLHHRSCFRLDECCVESMNLPLSLNEFNGYKYRNKQLLGSMSSGAPYM, encoded by the coding sequence ATGTCAATCTCGATTCGCAGCACCGCGCAACGACAGCTCGCACGTCGACAACCGCCGACAACCTCATCAAGCTCCGTTTCCCTACCGCGGGCTGCGTTTGCTCCGGCgagccgctccgcctctgctgtTGAGGCAACGTCCGAGTCAGCCTCGTCGTCCCAGGTCCCAGAACAGCAGGAAGCCACGCCAACGCGGATCCTTGATAATGCGCGTTCTTCCtcttgcgctgccgcaccgccgccgtttTCCGCCAGCAGCGATCAGCGCTCTGATCAGATCAACAAGTGCATCCACGACACATCCACTCTGACGTCCAAGCCtccgccatcggcgtcttccgCTTCATCAAGGGGAGCAGCGGCTCCGTCATTGCCGCCCTCAGCGCCGTCTTCAACCACCGGCGCACCAAGAAGCGGTCATGACGCTGAGCCGGAGGGGCTTCACGACGCTGCGTCGTCCACTGCAGCCCCTTCTGGAGCGGGATCGTCGGCGGTCGCTAATTCGCAAAGGACAGCCGCGTCGCACTCGCTGCTTTACTCGGTGTCCCGTTTCACAGAGCCCGTCAAGCGCATTATTTTAATCCGGAACGGCCGTAGCGAGGCCAATGAAGACGTGAGGGCATACGTGCAGACACCAGACTGGCGAATTCCATTGGTAGAGGAAGGCAAGCGCGAGGCGATTGCGGCGGGACGTGCGCTGAGCGAGCTCATCGGCGACGGTCCCGTGTACTTTTACTACTCTCCGTACATCCGATCGCGGCAGTCGCTGCGGTACGTGCTGCAGGGCTTTGATGAGGCCCGATTAAGTGGGCTGTCACACTCGCGGGAGTGGTGGGAGGATGAAGAAACCGCCGCTgtcgcatcagcagcagcggctgcagagTCCTCAACACTTAAGTGTGCCACCGCATcggcggacgaggcgggCTCGCCACCTCTTCTCGCCCCGGCCCCATCAGCGATCTCTACCAACGCGACTTCCTCAGACGCACAGTGCTGTTTCCATCGCGACCCATCTCTTGTGCTGAACAGAGGAACGAGCAACAATATCATTGGCGTCCGCGAAGATGTGCGGCTTCGAGACGGCGACATTGGCCGCTACACAAGCGCCGACGAGCTCATGCACCACCTTGTGGAGCGTGAACGATATGGCAGGTTCTTCTACCGCTTCCCCTTtggcgagagcggcgcggACGTCTGTGACCGCGTCACCTCCTTCCTCGATGCGTTTCAGCGCGAGCGGGTTGAGTTTCCGATGGACACAAGCGTCGTCATCATCACCCACGGGCTGACGATGCGCATGCTTATCAAGCGCTGGTTCTACCTCACGGTGGAGACGTTCCACAAGATGAAGTCACCACCGCCTGGGTCGTTGTGCACGTTGACTCGCTtgcaccaccgcagctgcttcCGCCTGGACGAATGCTGTGTGGAATCGATGAACCTGCCGCTGTCGTTGAACGAGTTCAACGGATACAAGTATCGCAacaagcagctgctgggtTCCATGAGCTCCGGTGCCCCGTATATGTGA
- a CDS encoding putative kinesin — protein MSIEVHVRVRPSVANVVWSSAETVLYSTANPNTRYVYNKVYPSNSTNESIFHGMEAVVHAAFDGKNVTIMAYGQTGSGKTHSMIGVDHDSGMVPRAAKLLLELKRTTPGTKIQAFYTEIYNESVKDLLEPQRGELVLHDAPDGGVFFDKKMIDVETFDDFIQLQAAAERNRKYGVTNLNEHSSRSHVILTFEIHRRNRVGKSVINLVDLAGSESASRANTDGISLREGGYINRSLLTLGNVVDAIVERRPYVPYRDAKLTRLLRTCLGGSGITLILCCVNPSRENFDQTVATLRFTQRAMKIKNDPVVVLNMPPLFTHQYSDGARQLIEGLQESAEAEYQRGLRDSFHYCGTTVALVVSNYQAQVSDCLHSLANAQRLLVAHDHAMAIDHIGRLYNQQNDLVRQRIGNQELAENERKRQRDVASEIESRKDKIAKLEEELRTKVSSLDTNLAGWEYQLYEARQKQRSEMDVLLQLELARRARIQYEWVVCWERIASRNIPIIQAGLSALQAKLVENASGAAEHQQYRHHLHTILSLQDGDAGSRTLHMKELRTALMKARDELEDLKTAHEMVKDDIEEARRQQQQDSERGSASVSPQPLPNVSDLSEEDLVDYYRGVADSEVEERIHRLEREEKALMAQARRGVRRESLRRVRESLRVSRGSRGGSSRSPQSGGGGVTITRLAETAGAGPGSNASQHGGRSVADEEVRAGFRQAEATAQVEARGRRSSASYADGVKNALSILDSLKAQLQRRGGSSHASPTVASTSRNQQTQSQRQQGSARVRNHRSVSSSSETRRRQGRKGVEETAVYHDPEEGDVGEEHQCAAPRSAAEAAAHRRHHATVPDSADDTDNISLAELYQASMGKENWSRPKPSAAAAVSSRAAHKYTAVAEDDAAFDADEETQEEKEDGRPVSHQLTSSPPIGIAARRKVKRQNSRPAVERALYALNSNSHSTSPS, from the coding sequence ATGAGCATTgaggtgcacgtgcgcgttcGCCCGTCCGTGGCGAACGTTGTATGGTCCAGTGCCGAAACCGTGCTTTACAGCACGGCCAACCCCAACACCCGGTACGTTTACAACAAGGTGTACCCGAGCAACAGCACGAATGAGTCCATCTTCCACGGCATGGAGGCGGTTGTGCACGCGGCGTTCGATGGCAAGAACGTCACCATTATGGCGTACGGTCagaccggcagcggcaagacgCATAGCATGATCGGCGTAGATCACGATTCTGGCATGGTGCCGCGGGCAGCAAAATTACTGTTAGAGTTGAAGCGAACCACTCCGGGTACAAAGATACAGGCATTCTACACGGAGATCTACAACGAGTCCGTCAAGGACCTTCTAGAGCCTCAGCGAGGCGAACTTGTGCTGCACGATGCCCCTGACGGTGGCGTTTTCTTTGATAAGAAGATGATCGACGTGGAAACGTTTGACGACTTTATacagctgcaggcggcagcggaacGGAACCGCAAGTACGGCGTCACCAACCTGAACGAGCACAGTAGTCGCTCGCACGTCATCCTCACCTTCGAAATACATCGGCGCAATCGGGTTGGCAAGAGCGTCATCAACTTGGTCGACCTAGCCGGCTCCGAGTCGGCGTCGCGCGCGAACACGGATGGCATTTCCCTTCGAGAGGGCGGCTACATCAACCGCAGCCTTCTAACTCTGGGCAACGTGGTGGACGCCATCGTCGAGAGGCGACCCTATGTTCCATACAGAGACGCCAAGCTGACGCGCCTCCTTCGCACATGCCTGGGCGGCTCCGGTATCACGCTAATACTCTGCTGCGTGAACCCCTCCCGCGAGAACTTTGACCAAACCGTCGCGACACTCCGCTTCACGCAGCGCGCGATGAAGATCAAGAACGACCCTGTCGTCGTTCTGAATATGCCGCCACTTTTCACGCATCAGTATAGTGACGGTGCACGGCAGCTCATTGAGGGCCTGCAGGAGTCGGCTGAGGCGGAGTACCAGCGTGGGCTGCGCGACAGCTTTCACTACTGCGGCACCACGGTTGCCTTGGTCGTCAGCAACTACCAGGCGCAGGTGTCCGACTGCTTGCACTCGCTGGCGaacgcgcagcgcctgctcgTGGCGCACGACCACGCCATGGCCATCGACCATATTGGACGACTGTATAACCAGCAGAACGAcctggtgcggcagcggatcGGCAACCAGGAGCTGGCTGAGAACGAgaggaagcggcagcgcgacgtGGCGTCCGAGATCGAGTCCCGAAAGGACAAGATAGCGAaactggaggaggagctcagGACCAAGGTCTCATCACTCGACACGAATTTGGCAGGGTGGGAGTATCAGCTCTACGAGGCGCggcagaagcagcggagTGAGATGGACGTGCTGCTTCAGCTAGAGCTGGCGCGTCGTGCACGCATCCAGTACGAGTGGGTTGTGTGCTGGGAGCGAATTGCGTCGCGCAATATTCCCATCATTCAAGCCGGGCtctcggcgctgcaggcgaagcTAGTCGAAAacgccagcggtgctgcagagcaTCAGCAGTACCGCCATCACCTCCATACCATCCTGTCGTTGCAGGATGGCGATGCCGGGAGCCGCACGCTGCATATGAAGGAACTGCGGACGGCCCTGATGAAGGCTCGCGATGAATTGGAGGACCTGAAGACAGCACACGAAATGGTGAAGGACGACAtcgaggaggcgaggaggcagcagcagcaagacaGCGAACGCGGCTCCGCTTCCGTATCACCGCAACCGCTCCCGAACGTGTCTGACCTCTCAGAGGAGGATCTTGTCGATTACTACCGCGGCGTTGCTGACAGCGAGGTGGAGGAACGCATTCACCGTCTGGAGCGTGAGGAAAAGGCGCTGATGGCGCAGGCACGGCGTGGCGTTCGCCGCGAGAGtctgcggcgcgtgcgcgagagCCTTCGTGTATCGCGTGGCAGCCGTGGAGGCAGTAGCCGCTCTCCGCagagtggcggtggcggcgtcaCTATCACTCGCCTGGCCGAAACCGCCGGCGCAGGACCCGGCTCGAACGCGTCACAGCATGGCGGACGCAGTGTAGCTGATGAAGAGGTGCGCGCTGGCTTTCGCCAGGCGGAGGCGACCGCGCAGGTGGAGGCGCGGGGCCGGCGAAGCTCGGCCAGCTACGCGGACGGCGTGAAGAACGCGCTTTCCATCTTAGACAGTCTCAAAGCGCAGCTTCAGCGcaggggcggcagcagccatgcGTCACCCACGGTAGCATCTACAAGCCGCAATCAGCAGACTcagtcgcagcggcagcaggggtCTGCCCGCGTGCGTAACCATCGTAGCGTAAGCAGCAGTAGCGAGACGCGCCGACGGCAGGGCCGCAAAGGCGTtgaggagacggcggtgtACCACGACCCCGAAGAGGGCGATGTAGGAGAGGAGCATCAGTGCGCCGCTCCCCGCTCTGCCGCagaggctgctgcgcaccggcgccaccACGCCACTGTGCCCGACAGCGCCGACGACACGGACAACATTTCATTGGCAGAACTGTATCAGGCATCTATGGGGAAGGAGAATTGGAGTCGGCCCAAgccctctgctgctgccgccgtgtctTCTCGCGCGGCGCACAAGTACACCGCGGTCGCGGAGGACGATGCGGCATTCGACGCGGATGAGGAGACACAGGAGGAAAAGGAGGACGGGCGGCCGGTATCGCATCagctcacctcctccccaccgATCGGGATTGCGGCACGACGCAAAGTGAAGCGGCAGAACTCCCGCccggcggtggagcgggcCCTTTACGCGTTGAACTCCAACTCTCACTCAACGTCTCCTTCATGA